CCCGGGTGGTGAAGACGTCCTTCAGCGCGAGCGGGACGCCGGCCAGCGGGCCGAGCTCCTCGCCCTTGGCGCGCTTCTCGTCCACGGCGCGGGCGGCGGCCAGCGCGCCCTCGGCGTCGACGTGGAGGAAGGCGTGCACCTTCTCGTCCACGGCCCCGATGCGGTCCAGGTGCGCCTGGGCGACCTCGACGGCCGAGACCTCGCCGGAGGCGATCGCCTGCGCGGTGTGCGCGGCGGTGTTGCGAATGAGGTCGGTCATCTCGCTCAGTCCTCCCCGAGGATCTGCGGGACGCGGAAGCGCTGCTCCTCCGCGGCCGGGGCGCACGCGAGCACCTCGTCGGGGTTGAGCGAGGGACGCACCTCGTCGGCGCGCATGACGTTGGTCAGCGGCAGCGGGTGCGAGGTCGGCGGGACGTCTTCGGCGGCGATCTCGCTGACGCGGGCGACCGCGTCGACGATGTCGTTCAGCTGCTCGGCGAAGTGGTCGAGTTCTTCGCTCTTGAGCTCCAGCCGCGACAGCCGGGCGAGGTGGGCGACCTCCTCGCGCGTAATGCCAGGCATGCAGCGATCCTCTGGTGAGTGAGTGGTGA
This genomic interval from Streptacidiphilus rugosus AM-16 contains the following:
- the gatC gene encoding Asp-tRNA(Asn)/Glu-tRNA(Gln) amidotransferase subunit GatC, producing MPGITREEVAHLARLSRLELKSEELDHFAEQLNDIVDAVARVSEIAAEDVPPTSHPLPLTNVMRADEVRPSLNPDEVLACAPAAEEQRFRVPQILGED